A genomic window from Vagococcus sp. CY52-2 includes:
- a CDS encoding thioredoxin domain-containing protein: MTQIDTSKVTTTNGIKIGQKEAPYTLIEFVNLRCPYCRQWWNEKLDLITDEVSKHNLHYVIKLFNKTSPSLILGNVMHQYVPMDERALEIITKIYDTQNEWGRLYSAEEVTHFAEETLGLVKQSNDVVLDSIVKEAEQASIRFVPTLIMGDIDFDQKISNDDFLALFN, translated from the coding sequence ATGACACAAATCGACACATCAAAAGTCACCACTACAAACGGAATAAAGATTGGGCAAAAGGAAGCACCATATACATTAATTGAATTTGTTAATCTTCGTTGTCCATACTGCCGTCAATGGTGGAATGAAAAGTTAGACTTAATAACAGATGAGGTATCTAAACATAATCTTCATTATGTCATCAAACTTTTTAATAAAACATCGCCTAGTCTAATACTGGGTAATGTTATGCATCAGTACGTCCCAATGGATGAACGAGCTCTTGAGATTATTACAAAGATATATGATACTCAAAATGAGTGGGGTCGTTTATATTCTGCTGAAGAGGTAACTCATTTTGCTGAAGAAACTTTAGGACTTGTAAAGCAATCAAATGATGTAGTGTTAGATAGTATTGTAAAAGAAGCAGAACAAGCCTCTATTCGTTTTGTTCCTACTTTAATTATGGGCGATATTGATTTTGACCAAAAGATTTCAAATGATGATTTTTTAGCGTTATTCAATTAA
- the clpP gene encoding ATP-dependent Clp endopeptidase proteolytic subunit ClpP — MNLIPTVIEQSARGERAYDIYSRLLKDRIIMLSGPIDDNVANSVIAQLLFLDAQDPEKDIYLYINSPGGSVSAGLAIYDTMNFVKSDIQTIVLGMAASMGSFLLSSGTKGKRFALPNAEIMIHQPLGGAQGQATEIEIAARHILNTRERLNKILAENTGQPIEIIEQDTDRDNFMSAEDAKKYGLIDEVMVNSAALK; from the coding sequence ATGAATTTAATACCAACAGTTATCGAACAATCTGCTAGAGGAGAACGTGCCTATGATATTTATTCACGTTTACTTAAAGATCGTATCATTATGTTAAGTGGCCCTATTGACGATAACGTTGCAAATAGTGTCATTGCACAATTATTATTTTTAGATGCCCAAGATCCTGAAAAAGATATTTATCTTTACATCAACTCGCCAGGTGGAAGTGTTTCAGCAGGTCTTGCCATTTATGACACAATGAATTTCGTTAAGTCTGATATTCAAACTATCGTATTAGGTATGGCTGCATCAATGGGAAGTTTCTTATTATCATCTGGAACAAAAGGAAAACGATTTGCTTTACCAAATGCTGAAATTATGATTCATCAGCCGCTTGGAGGAGCACAAGGTCAAGCAACAGAAATTGAAATTGCAGCTCGCCATATTCTGAATACAAGAGAAAGATTAAATAAAATTTTAGCTGAAAATACTGGTCAACCAATTGAAATTATCGAACAAGATACTGATCGAGATAATTTCATGTCAGCTGAAGATGCTAAAAAATATGGCCTCATTGATGAAGTAATGGTAAACAGTGCCGCTTTAAAATAA
- a CDS encoding ABC transporter ATP-binding protein has product MTKEKPSVLSFFWNYLKVYKVKFFIIIVAIIFSTYLQVKAPQYTGKAIEELAKYAGAYLSVGYADKSPFTSVIKLLVGLYVLNAISMFIQNILMSRVTGQSTNKMRIGLFRKLQTMTIRFFDTHQHGDILSRFTSDLDNISNTMNQALIQVLTNVSMLIGVTFMMFRENVTMSWVTLAMSPIAIIFAMVIIKQAEKKVGIQQESIGRLNGYIDEKISGQKVIITNGLEEETIEGFEKVNNEVKEATFKGQVYSGLLFPTMQGISLLNTAIVIFAGGWLVNSGSIEKAAGLGLIVTFIQYSQQFYMPLTQISSQFSMLQLAFTGAKRLNQVFAQPDEPDDKNVEKLTGLEKNVTLSHVDFSYEEDRPILKDISIEAKKGQMVALVGPTGSGKTTVMNLLNRFYDVNSGNITIDGRDIRAVTLDSLRSHIGIVLQDSILFSGTIRENIVFGKPDATDEEVVSAAKQANIHDFIVSLEDGYNTIVSDENSIFSVGQKQLISIARTIITNPDLLILDEATSNVDTVTESRIQQAMETIISGRTSFVIAHRLKTILDADFIVVLNQGEIIESGTHDSLIAQKGFYAELYQNQFVFE; this is encoded by the coding sequence TTGACTAAAGAAAAACCAAGTGTATTGAGTTTCTTTTGGAATTATCTAAAAGTGTATAAAGTGAAATTTTTTATTATTATTGTCGCCATCATTTTCTCGACTTACTTGCAAGTAAAAGCACCACAGTATACCGGTAAAGCAATTGAAGAATTAGCCAAGTATGCTGGAGCGTACCTATCTGTTGGGTATGCTGATAAATCACCTTTTACTAGTGTGATCAAGTTATTGGTTGGATTGTATGTATTAAATGCTATTTCCATGTTTATCCAAAACATTTTAATGTCACGAGTAACTGGACAGTCTACAAATAAAATGAGAATTGGCTTATTTAGAAAACTACAAACGATGACTATTCGTTTTTTTGATACACATCAGCATGGGGATATATTGAGTCGTTTTACGAGTGATTTGGATAATATTTCAAACACAATGAACCAAGCGTTGATTCAAGTATTAACCAATGTATCCATGCTAATTGGTGTGACATTTATGATGTTTCGTGAAAATGTGACAATGTCATGGGTTACACTAGCCATGTCTCCTATTGCCATTATTTTTGCGATGGTTATTATTAAACAAGCCGAGAAAAAAGTTGGAATTCAACAAGAAAGTATCGGGCGTTTGAATGGCTACATTGACGAAAAAATTTCTGGTCAAAAAGTGATTATCACAAACGGACTAGAAGAAGAAACCATTGAAGGATTTGAAAAAGTGAATAATGAAGTGAAGGAAGCAACCTTTAAAGGTCAAGTTTATTCAGGGTTACTGTTTCCAACGATGCAAGGTATTTCTTTATTAAACACTGCGATTGTTATTTTTGCCGGTGGATGGTTAGTGAATAGTGGGAGTATTGAAAAAGCAGCAGGTTTGGGTTTGATTGTCACATTCATCCAGTATTCACAACAATTTTATATGCCACTAACACAAATATCATCTCAATTTAGTATGCTACAATTAGCTTTTACAGGAGCGAAACGATTGAATCAAGTCTTTGCTCAACCAGATGAACCAGATGATAAAAATGTAGAAAAATTAACAGGATTAGAGAAGAATGTCACGCTGTCTCATGTTGATTTTTCTTATGAAGAGGATCGACCTATATTAAAAGATATTTCGATTGAAGCCAAAAAAGGACAAATGGTCGCTTTAGTTGGCCCAACAGGTTCTGGTAAAACAACTGTCATGAATTTATTAAATCGATTTTATGATGTCAATTCAGGTAATATCACGATTGATGGTAGAGATATTAGAGCTGTGACGTTAGATAGTTTGCGTTCTCATATTGGGATTGTATTACAGGATTCTATTCTTTTTTCTGGAACAATTCGTGAAAATATTGTTTTTGGAAAGCCAGATGCGACAGATGAAGAAGTTGTTTCAGCTGCTAAGCAAGCGAATATTCATGATTTCATTGTATCACTTGAAGATGGATATAATACAATTGTTAGTGATGAAAATAGTATTTTCAGTGTTGGTCAGAAGCAATTAATCAGTATTGCTAGAACAATTATTACCAATCCAGATTTATTAATATTAGATGAGGCAACAAGTAATGTTGATACTGTGACAGAAAGTCGTATTCAACAAGCAATGGAAACAATTATTAGTGGTAGAACAAGTTTTGTCATTGCTCATCGCTTAAAGACAATTCTTGATGCAGATTTTATCGTGGTATTAAATCAAGGAGAAATCATTGAATCGGGTACACATGATTCTTTAATAGCTCAAAAAGGATTTTATGCAGAATTATATCAAAATCAATTTGTTTTCGAGTGA
- a CDS encoding HAMP domain-containing histidine kinase produces MNQFKSKMNWPQKFSWKSITLKWTILTSLVISILFTLFAIISYQISTRLMVEQEEVTFNRTLSEVTTRLSRGVESLSFNSSVFYLKESTGEYVGDSYYGVNTLESSMMNLNSFMSELSRPEMDLKVYNVEGDLVFETKNRFVPFDKESQSETVIKTYEYVTGLVLLKPVHSDQTGKLIGYAQGFYDLGFYYKFRKELLQNLIMIGICGLLVSVIVSFLLSTYFTSPLRKMVKTLNNIETAHKTGLRMPVPKSNDEIYDLAMAFNDMIERMERFITQQQQFVEDVSHELRTPVAVIEGHMNLLNRWGKDDPEVLEESLSASLQEITRMKSLVQEMLDLSRAEQSDFHYKNETCMAKETIQTTVSNFQMLYPDFVFNLDDDDLDHSVEIKMYRNHFEQILIILMDNAVKYSRDRKEVIISASKSYQSVDVMIQDFGEGISEEEIEKVFNRFYRVDKARARHTGGNGLGLSIAQQLIENYHGTINVKSHVDLGTAFYVSIPYVTEETTN; encoded by the coding sequence ATGAATCAATTTAAAAGTAAGATGAATTGGCCTCAAAAATTTTCTTGGAAATCTATCACATTAAAATGGACGATACTAACATCGTTGGTCATCTCTATTTTGTTTACGCTTTTTGCCATTATCTCTTATCAAATTAGTACACGATTAATGGTCGAACAAGAAGAGGTGACGTTTAATCGAACGTTATCTGAAGTTACCACTCGTTTATCAAGAGGAGTAGAATCGCTAAGTTTTAATAGCTCTGTTTTTTATTTAAAAGAATCAACTGGCGAATATGTGGGAGATAGTTACTATGGTGTTAATACACTAGAATCCAGTATGATGAATTTAAATAGTTTTATGTCAGAACTATCTAGACCTGAAATGGATTTAAAAGTATACAACGTTGAGGGTGATTTGGTTTTTGAAACAAAAAATCGCTTTGTTCCATTTGATAAAGAATCACAATCAGAAACGGTTATAAAAACTTATGAGTATGTGACTGGATTAGTTCTATTAAAACCAGTTCATTCTGATCAAACTGGTAAGCTGATTGGTTACGCACAAGGTTTTTATGACTTAGGATTTTATTATAAGTTTAGAAAAGAACTATTACAGAATTTAATTATGATAGGTATATGTGGATTACTTGTTAGTGTCATTGTGAGTTTTCTCTTATCAACTTACTTTACAAGTCCTTTAAGAAAAATGGTAAAAACATTAAATAATATTGAAACAGCTCATAAAACAGGTCTTAGAATGCCTGTTCCTAAATCAAATGATGAGATTTATGATTTAGCTATGGCATTTAACGACATGATTGAGCGTATGGAGCGTTTTATTACCCAACAGCAACAGTTTGTTGAAGATGTATCGCATGAGCTGAGAACGCCTGTTGCGGTCATTGAAGGGCATATGAATTTATTGAATCGTTGGGGAAAAGATGATCCAGAAGTGTTAGAAGAATCTTTAAGTGCCTCGTTGCAAGAAATCACACGTATGAAAAGCTTGGTTCAAGAGATGCTTGATTTATCTCGTGCAGAACAATCGGACTTTCATTATAAAAATGAAACATGTATGGCAAAAGAAACCATTCAAACAACAGTTAGTAACTTTCAAATGTTATATCCAGATTTTGTATTTAATTTAGATGACGATGATTTAGATCACTCGGTTGAAATTAAAATGTATCGTAATCACTTTGAACAAATTTTAATTATTTTAATGGACAATGCCGTAAAGTATTCTAGAGATAGAAAAGAAGTGATTATTTCAGCATCGAAGTCTTATCAATCGGTTGATGTGATGATTCAGGATTTTGGTGAAGGTATTTCAGAAGAGGAGATTGAAAAAGTATTTAATCGATTTTACCGGGTAGATAAAGCAAGAGCTCGTCATACTGGTGGTAATGGATTAGGGCTGTCTATTGCACAACAATTAATCGAAAATTATCATGGTACGATAAATGTAAAAAGCCATGTAGATTTAGGAACAGCTTTTTATGTGTCTATTCCTTATGTGACAGAAGAAACGACTAATTAA
- a CDS encoding response regulator transcription factor, which yields MSNKILIIEDEKNLARFVELELKHEKYETEVHYNGRTGLEAALSQEWDAILLDLMLPELNGLEVCRRIRQVKNTPIIMMTARDSVIDRVSGLDHGADDYIVKPFAIEELLARLRALLRRIDIEGDKNVAKQTTLSYRNLTIEKENRVVRRGDEIIELTKREYELLLILMENVNVVLSRDVLLNKVWGYEIEVETNVVDVYIRYLRNKIDVPGEDSYIQTVRGTGYVMRS from the coding sequence ATGTCAAATAAAATATTAATTATTGAAGATGAAAAAAACTTGGCTCGTTTTGTAGAGTTAGAGTTAAAGCATGAAAAATATGAGACAGAGGTCCATTATAATGGTCGTACTGGTTTAGAAGCAGCATTATCACAAGAGTGGGATGCGATTCTACTTGATTTAATGTTACCTGAATTAAATGGTTTAGAGGTGTGTCGTCGTATTCGTCAAGTAAAAAATACGCCTATTATTATGATGACAGCAAGAGATTCAGTGATTGATCGTGTGTCTGGTTTAGACCATGGAGCAGATGATTATATTGTAAAACCGTTTGCTATTGAAGAACTGCTCGCACGATTACGTGCATTACTTCGCCGAATTGATATTGAGGGAGATAAAAATGTCGCGAAACAAACGACTTTATCTTATCGGAATTTAACCATTGAAAAGGAAAATCGCGTAGTTCGCCGTGGTGATGAAATTATTGAGTTAACTAAACGTGAATATGAGTTATTACTTATTTTGATGGAAAATGTTAATGTCGTGCTTTCTAGAGATGTACTATTAAATAAAGTATGGGGCTATGAAATAGAAGTTGAAACAAATGTTGTTGATGTGTATATTCGTTATTTACGTAATAAAATTGATGTTCCAGGAGAAGATAGTTATATCCAAACGGTTCGTGGAACTGGGTATGTAATGAGATCGTGA